A single window of Chloracidobacterium sp. DNA harbors:
- a CDS encoding ABC transporter ATP-binding protein encodes MLEVREITVRYGTREILRDVSLTLAAGQIIALAGANGAGKTTLIRAMNGTLPIASGEIRLDGRSLAELSRREVAQKIAVVAQETETRFPVTVLEFVLSGRYASGRAFGWETENDFAFADRALQSCDLDQYRSRLMDHLSGGERQRVVLARALAAGSMTLLLDEPTANLDLSHQAMMFRLVKERCVECGCSAIVITHDLNLAAEFADEIIMLKAGQIAAKGAPAAVLTVENVRNVFGVDVLLDRNPASGNVRVTNVF; translated from the coding sequence ATGCTTGAGGTTCGAGAAATAACGGTCAGATACGGAACACGCGAGATCTTGCGTGACGTGTCACTGACGCTTGCGGCCGGTCAGATCATAGCTCTTGCGGGAGCCAATGGTGCCGGCAAGACGACGCTGATCCGGGCGATGAACGGTACGCTGCCGATCGCCTCGGGCGAGATCCGCCTAGATGGCCGATCACTCGCAGAGCTATCGCGGCGTGAGGTCGCTCAAAAGATCGCGGTGGTCGCTCAAGAGACCGAGACGCGATTTCCGGTGACGGTACTTGAGTTTGTGCTTTCGGGGCGGTATGCGTCAGGCCGGGCGTTTGGCTGGGAGACCGAGAATGACTTTGCGTTTGCCGACAGAGCTCTGCAAAGCTGTGATCTCGACCAATACCGTTCCCGCCTGATGGATCACCTCTCGGGCGGCGAACGCCAGCGTGTCGTTTTGGCGCGGGCACTGGCGGCAGGTTCGATGACGCTTTTGCTCGACGAGCCAACGGCGAATCTCGATCTCTCGCATCAGGCGATGATGTTCAGGCTTGTAAAAGAGCGTTGTGTCGAGTGCGGTTGCTCGGCGATCGTCATCACGCACGACCTCAATCTGGCCGCCGAGTTTGCGGACGAGATAATTATGTTAAAGGCGGGGCAGATCGCCGCAAAGGGCGCGCCCGCCGCCGTTTTGACGGTCGAAAACGTGCGAAATGTTTTCGGTGTCGATGTGCTGCTGGATAGGAATCCGGCAAGCGGAAACGTTCGTGTGACGAACGTATTTTAA
- a CDS encoding iron ABC transporter permease: MKRHLKIAVLLAIALVAVLILAAMLGAERLPLFSLNEQQMSILYDIRLPRILLGACVGASLAVAGAGLQSLLRNPLAEPYLLGVSNGAALGTMVAFVFFQSLELTRPILAFAGAGIATIAVYRMAKSRTGMNVERLVLSGVIITTFLSSVIVMLTTLLDAAKLRSFTFWLLGDLSQATPNGVYISLGAAIIGTVVLMTQAKALNLMMVGERDAFDFGVEVGRVRMLVFGASSLVVGAAVAASGSVGYVGLIVPHLVRLTIGSDNRLVVPFSAVVGAIFVVFADTIARTAIAPRELPVGAITALIGAPLFIYLLRKN, translated from the coding sequence TTGAAACGCCACTTAAAGATCGCAGTCTTGCTCGCCATCGCACTTGTCGCGGTGCTGATACTGGCTGCGATGTTAGGGGCCGAACGTCTTCCGCTATTTAGCCTAAATGAGCAGCAGATGTCGATACTGTATGACATCCGTTTGCCGCGGATCTTGTTAGGTGCGTGTGTCGGGGCGAGTTTGGCGGTAGCCGGAGCGGGGCTGCAGTCGTTGCTCAGAAATCCGCTCGCAGAGCCTTATTTACTCGGGGTGTCGAATGGTGCGGCGCTCGGGACGATGGTCGCGTTCGTTTTCTTTCAGAGCCTCGAACTGACGCGGCCCATACTGGCATTTGCCGGTGCCGGAATCGCGACGATCGCGGTCTATCGAATGGCGAAAAGCCGAACCGGGATGAATGTCGAGCGACTGGTGCTGTCGGGTGTGATCATAACCACATTTTTGTCATCGGTTATCGTGATGCTGACCACCTTGCTTGATGCGGCCAAGCTGCGGAGCTTTACATTCTGGCTGCTCGGCGACCTTTCGCAGGCGACGCCGAATGGCGTTTACATCAGCCTCGGTGCAGCCATTATCGGCACGGTGGTGCTGATGACACAGGCGAAGGCTCTGAATCTGATGATGGTCGGTGAGCGTGACGCTTTTGATTTCGGGGTCGAGGTGGGGCGAGTCCGGATGCTGGTTTTCGGTGCGTCCAGCCTCGTTGTCGGGGCGGCGGTCGCGGCGAGCGGCTCGGTCGGTTACGTCGGATTGATAGTGCCGCATCTGGTCAGATTGACCATCGGCAGCGATAACCGCCTGGTCGTGCCGTTTTCGGCGGTCGTCGGCGCGATCTTTGTGGTATTTGCCGACACGATCGCCAGGACGGCGATCGCTCCGCGAGAGTTGCCGGTCGGCGCTATCACCGCACTGATCGGTGCGCCGCTGTTTATCTATTTACTTAGGAAGAATTAG
- a CDS encoding cobalamin-binding protein, giving the protein MKKVLFISLLGLMLTLGACRAGSSGNTDGGSSSSVRPMRVVTDDLGRRVSVPVKVSRVVSLAPNLTENIFAVGAGDRLVGVTTFCNYPEAAKTIAKIGDTMNPNMESIVALKPDIVFVSTASQIEAFTKTLEANGIAVYVTNPTTLNGLYGSLEKLGTIFGNSESAANIIVDLQGRESEIRTKMNSWPGGGLPPGGRVLVFVQISKEPLFSIGKDSLLTQVVQLAGATVTTADIAEAYPKVSKESALVMNPEAIILSESPDNQEPNDVFKNSPAVKNGRVFRINADIISRPGPRLIDALEQIARNLHPEQFPG; this is encoded by the coding sequence ATGAAGAAAGTTTTATTTATATCGTTGTTGGGCCTGATGCTCACGTTGGGTGCGTGCCGCGCAGGGTCATCGGGCAACACCGACGGCGGATCGTCGTCGTCCGTTCGGCCGATGAGGGTCGTTACCGATGATCTCGGTCGCCGTGTGTCTGTTCCGGTTAAGGTTAGCCGCGTAGTTTCACTCGCACCGAATCTGACCGAGAATATATTTGCAGTCGGTGCCGGCGACCGTTTGGTCGGCGTGACGACATTCTGCAACTATCCCGAAGCAGCAAAGACAATAGCGAAGATCGGCGACACGATGAATCCTAATATGGAATCGATCGTCGCTCTCAAACCTGACATTGTATTTGTCTCGACCGCGTCGCAGATCGAGGCGTTTACGAAGACGCTTGAGGCGAACGGGATCGCGGTTTATGTGACGAACCCGACCACCTTGAACGGGCTGTATGGAAGCCTGGAGAAATTGGGCACTATTTTTGGAAACTCCGAATCTGCCGCAAATATCATAGTCGACCTCCAGGGCCGCGAAAGTGAGATTCGGACAAAAATGAATTCCTGGCCGGGCGGAGGACTTCCCCCGGGAGGCCGCGTTTTGGTGTTCGTACAGATCTCGAAGGAACCCCTTTTTTCCATTGGAAAAGACTCCTTGTTGACACAGGTCGTCCAGTTGGCGGGAGCGACCGTAACCACGGCAGACATTGCTGAGGCCTATCCGAAGGTAAGCAAAGAGAGCGCCTTGGTGATGAACCCTGAGGCCATCATTCTGTCGGAAAGCCCTGATAATCAGGAGCCGAATGACGTTTTTAAAAATTCGCCGGCGGTAAAGAACGGGCGTGTTTTTAGGATCAACGCCGACATTATCTCGCGGCCTGGGCCGAGGCTGATCGACGCTTTGGAGCAGATCGCACGGAACCTGCATCCGGAGCAATTTCCGGGATGA
- a CDS encoding RNA-binding protein: MSMKLYVGNISFNTSNQDLNDLFGAIGTVESTNIIEDRETGRSRGFGFVEMASQAEGENAIAQLNGKEVDGRALKVNEAKPQENRSGGGGGGRGGYGGGGGGNRGGGGGYGGGDRW; this comes from the coding sequence ATGTCAATGAAACTATATGTAGGAAACATTTCCTTCAACACATCAAATCAGGATCTTAACGATCTTTTCGGTGCTATCGGTACCGTCGAATCGACCAACATCATCGAGGACCGTGAAACCGGCCGTTCGCGTGGTTTTGGCTTCGTCGAAATGGCTTCGCAGGCCGAAGGCGAAAATGCTATTGCACAGCTCAACGGAAAAGAAGTTGACGGCCGTGCCCTGAAGGTCAACGAAGCTAAACCGCAAGAGAACCGTAGCGGCGGCGGCGGTGGCGGACGTGGCGGATACGGCGGCGGCGGCGGTGGAAACCGCGGCGGCGGTGGCGGATATGGCGGCGGCGACCGCTGGTAG
- a CDS encoding IS30 family transposase, translating into MDLELRRRSGRAQALDIAILYADPYSSWQRGINEITNGLVRQYISKKTDFSLLSDDHITLVNQRLNNRPRKCLGFRTPNEVLNNHFVERAIGVRHAILRFSFKPILLDRLTDPGRRVDAAMRGTTSLL; encoded by the coding sequence ATGGACTTAGAACTCAGACGAAGGAGCGGTCGGGCTCAGGCACTCGATATTGCGATTCTCTATGCAGATCCATACTCCTCCTGGCAAAGAGGCATTAATGAAATCACAAATGGCCTTGTCAGGCAGTACATCTCTAAAAAAACTGATTTCTCTTTACTCTCAGACGACCACATCACTCTCGTCAACCAACGTCTTAATAACCGTCCTCGTAAGTGCCTCGGCTTCCGAACACCCAACGAGGTCCTTAACAACCATTTTGTTGAAAGAGCAATCGGGGTCAGGCATGCGATATTGCGATTCTCTTTCAAACCCATACTGCTCGACCGTTTGACCGATCCGGGTCGGCGTGTCGATGCAGCGATGCGGGGCACGACTTCGCTATTATGA